GCTGCTCGGGCCGGGCGAGACAGCGGACAACATGCTCACCTCCCGGGCGTACGGCGGGTTGGCGAAGCTGCTGGAAGCGCTCCGGGCACACGACGCACGCGTCGTGGAGCAGCTCGCCGAACAGCAGGCCCCCAGCCACTACAAGCCCCTCAGCAAGGACGAGAGCGGGCAGAGCACGAACGGGAACAGCGGCGGCTCCGGAGCCGTCAGCGCCCCCGCCAAAGCCCTGTTGAAGTTCTCCACGCCGCGCGACCCAGCCGCCCTCGCGGCGTTCATCAACCTGCGAGTCCTCAACCCCGACCACGAGCACTGGCGGCGCGGCGTGGAAGCCGCCGTCATCTACCACCGGCTCCACGGCGACCTGCGCGTGCCCTTCACCTACCGCGTCCCAGAGGGGCAGGAGGCCGAAGCTGCCGGGTGGCCGGCCTCGCTCATGTCCTTCCCGCTGGGGCAGTGGACCGCTGACGCGCGCCGCTTCTACACCCGCGGTGAGATGGACGAGGACCGTGTCGAACAGCTGGAAAAGCTCGGCATGATCTGGTCCCACTTCGACGTCGCGTGGGCCGAGGGACTTGCCGCCGCACGCGGATGGGCGACCGAACACGGCCACCTCCTGGCACCACTGGACGCCACCTTCCAAGGCGCGAAGGTCGGCATCTGGCTGAAGAACACACGGGCCGCCGCCCGCAAGGCCCAGGAGATCGAGCGGCGGCGCTCTGAAGGGCTGCCGGTGGAGTCGTCGGCCGGGGCGCTGTCGGACGAGCGGCGCGAGCAACTGGAGGACATCGACCCCTCCTGGTGCCCGGCATGGCCCGTCACCTGGCAGCGCTGCTTCCACCTCGTCCGGCTCCACCTGGAGGCCGGCGACACACTGCCCACCACGGCGGACGAGGTCTTGCGCCAGGGCGAGGATCTGGGGCGGTGGGTGCAGTCGGTGAGGCTCGGGTGGGATCAGCTCACGGCCGTGCAGCAGTGGATGTGCGAACACGTCCTCGGCATCACACCTGCAACCGACAACGAAAAACCAAAACCACGCCGTACCCAAGCCGACAAATGGGCGCTTCACCTCGCCGCAGCCCGCCAGTTCTACCAGCGCGAGGGGCACCTACAAGTACCCAGGAAACACACCGAAACGATCACCGGCGACAACCAAGAAGAACGGGAACTCAAACTCGGAGCCTGGATCAGCAACCAACGCACCCGCGCCGCCACACTGACACCAGAACGGATCGAACAACTCACCAACATCGATATGCGCTGGACATGATCAGGGCCGGGACCGCCTTCATCCGACTCTCCTGACACCAGGTCACGAGCGGGCTGGGGCTATCTCGCCGGTGGCTTGGGACCGGGGGGTTTTTGTTCCGGTCTTGCCTGCTTTGACTGTGCGGGGGTCGATGGCTTCCAGTGGTGAGCCGACCCGGTAGGGGCATTCGGGGTCGTCGGGCCGGTTGGGGCGGTCGTGCGGCAGCAGGTAGAAGGTGCGGCGGGCGAAGAGGCCGCTGTCGGCGCTGCGGGGCGCGTTCGGTGCCAGGTTCGAGTAACCGATCATCCGGCCGTCCCGCTCGTAGCGCGGTTTGCCCTTACGGGTACTGACCTTGTCCAGGGCCTGGCGGACATAGTCGAGGTCCTCGGTGTCCTCCAGCCACACGACCTCGGCTTCCTGGACGAGATCGCCTTCCTGCGGAATCGCGCTCATCAGGCCTCCTGAGTCGTGGCGGCCGGACACCGGCCAACGGATGCGACATTCACACGGGCCTGCATCCCAGCTCTGCGAACAGCCAGCCGGACAAACAGGCATCGTCCATCGTACGGTCGACACACAACCTCAAAGGACCCGCAACGACCCATCACAACCGCCCGCCTCCATCACCGGCGGAGCTGTCGTCCGTGAGCAGCCCGAGGCCGGGGTACAGCTTGGTCGCGTTGTTCTTGATCATTTCTGCGGGTGAGGCAAGGCCGAGTTCCTGCCGGATGCGGCTGGCGAAGGCACGGCTGGTGGAAGGTCTGATTCCTTCGTCCGAGCACCAGCGCCCGTAGGTTTCATACAGCAGCTTCTGCTCGACGCGCAGATCAGAGTTGGCGCTGCGGTTCGGGTCCTTGGTGCAGCATTCGGTGAGGAAGCGGCCGACGTGATCCTCGGTGGTCTCGTAGGCGGCGGTCGCCACCCGGACGGAGGCCGGTCCGGTGAGGGAGTCGCGGGTGGCCAGGTAGCGCTTGGCCCCCTCGATCAGCCAGTGCAGGATGCCAGGCCCCTCGTCGCGGACGAGTTCGGCGGCCAGGTTGTCGATCTTCCGCTCGTCGGGCACGCTGCGCTCGAACGGGATGATCCGCATGCGCCGCCAGAACGCGTAGCCGCCGGTGCCGACTTCGGGACGGTGGTTGCCCAGGAGCCACAGCTTGTGCGTGGGGGTGAAGGTGAAGAAGTTCTGCCGCATCCGCCGGGCGGTGATGGTGTCGCCGCCGGTGAGAAGCTTGACGCGGGCCTCGTTGAACTTGTCGTTGGGCTTGAGCTCGCTGCACACCACGATGCGCCGGCCGTGGAGCTCGGTCAGTTCCGTGGAGTGCTCGGTGAACTTGCCCTTTTCCATCAAGAACCCTGGTGGGGCTGCGTTCGCGTAGTCGCCCAGGATCTGCGTCATCACCTCCAGCAGCACCGACTTGCCGTTGGCGCCCGAGCCGTAGAGGAAGGGCAGGACCTGCGCGCCGACGTCTCCGGTGATCGAGTAGCCGAGCAGCAGATGCAGGAAGCGGGTGGTCTCCAAACCCTTCGCGTCGTCCCCGAAGGTGTCGCGCAGGAAGCTCTCCCAACGCGGGATGGGCATGGCATGGGGGGCCACGAGCGTGGCCCGTGAGTGCATGTCCGTCAGCGGGTCCGGCTTGCGGAGCGTCCCTGTACGGAGGTCCACTGCCCCGGCCGGGGTGCACAGGGCGTAGATGTCGCCGTCCAGGACTTCCGGGTCCAGGCGCAGGCCGGGTGCGGCCTGTGCCTGGTAGAGGAGCGCCTTGAGTCCTGAGGTCGATTCGGAGTGCCGACGGTGCGCGGCCAGCGCGCGGTCACTGAACTGGCCCCGGGGGTCGTGCTCGGGGATCTGCTCGGCCATCTCCCCCGCTGCCCATACCGCTGCCTCGTCGCCGCCGGTCAGTTTCCAGCGGTACTCGTCCCAGCAATGCCAGCCCATGCCGATGACGTAGCGGAACTGGTCGCGGTAGAGGCGGGCGAAGAGCTTGGCGTTGCCCCGGTCGGTCAGGGAGCTGGGCATCAGCACGTCCGGGGCGGCCGCGGGAGGGTAGCGGGCATCGGTCTGCTGGGCCGGGAGGCTGGGATGCGGCTCTGGCAGCGCGAGGTCGAGGCTCTGCTGGTGGATCTGGGCGGCGGCCGCTTCGGCGTCGAAGCGTGCGGG
The sequence above is drawn from the Streptomyces durmitorensis genome and encodes:
- a CDS encoding DEAD/DEAH box helicase, with product MAVNRLRPHQREAVDAVLRALEVSAGSLVPERGLRTQVIMATGSGKTRVAVRSAEELHAGRVLVLVPSLDLLAQTEAAWREGGRRGPMIGVSSLRGAEVPFPNTTDVDELVEWTRGLDKVTVYATYASLGLGTLERAHAAGLVAWDLIVVDEAHRVSGRIGKPWLVVHDNQKIPSLRRLYMTATPRLWQLGDEDEAGAPGELVASMEDDPAGPFGSRVFTLTLSEAIDRGICAPYQVVCVDVTDTRFQAAQLLGAEGRSAEVRGVRLAALQTALVKASAEEGFRRTLVFHHVVREAEAFAAGLPGVAAQLHASAPELYPKTIWANWLCGDHKPLHRRRVLGEFADGIATDGTVMEKGCLSSVKVLGEGVDTKNCDSVYWADVRGSMPDLVQAVGRALRMQPGEGKMASLLVPVLLGPGETADNMLTSRAYGGLAKLLEALRAHDARVVEQLAEQQAPSHYKPLSKDESGQSTNGNSGGSGAVSAPAKALLKFSTPRDPAALAAFINLRVLNPDHEHWRRGVEAAVIYHRLHGDLRVPFTYRVPEGQEAEAAGWPASLMSFPLGQWTADARRFYTRGEMDEDRVEQLEKLGMIWSHFDVAWAEGLAAARGWATEHGHLLAPLDATFQGAKVGIWLKNTRAAARKAQEIERRRSEGLPVESSAGALSDERREQLEDIDPSWCPAWPVTWQRCFHLVRLHLEAGDTLPTTADEVLRQGEDLGRWVQSVRLGWDQLTAVQQWMCEHVLGITPATDNEKPKPRRTQADKWALHLAAARQFYQREGHLQVPRKHTETITGDNQEERELKLGAWISNQRTRAATLTPERIEQLTNIDMRWT
- a CDS encoding DUF6009 family protein, producing the protein MSAIPQEGDLVQEAEVVWLEDTEDLDYVRQALDKVSTRKGKPRYERDGRMIGYSNLAPNAPRSADSGLFARRTFYLLPHDRPNRPDDPECPYRVGSPLEAIDPRTVKAGKTGTKTPRSQATGEIAPARS
- a CDS encoding DNA primase family protein translates to MSAEPARFDAEAAAAQIHQQSLDLALPEPHPSLPAQQTDARYPPAAAPDVLMPSSLTDRGNAKLFARLYRDQFRYVIGMGWHCWDEYRWKLTGGDEAAVWAAGEMAEQIPEHDPRGQFSDRALAAHRRHSESTSGLKALLYQAQAAPGLRLDPEVLDGDIYALCTPAGAVDLRTGTLRKPDPLTDMHSRATLVAPHAMPIPRWESFLRDTFGDDAKGLETTRFLHLLLGYSITGDVGAQVLPFLYGSGANGKSVLLEVMTQILGDYANAAPPGFLMEKGKFTEHSTELTELHGRRIVVCSELKPNDKFNEARVKLLTGGDTITARRMRQNFFTFTPTHKLWLLGNHRPEVGTGGYAFWRRMRIIPFERSVPDERKIDNLAAELVRDEGPGILHWLIEGAKRYLATRDSLTGPASVRVATAAYETTEDHVGRFLTECCTKDPNRSANSDLRVEQKLLYETYGRWCSDEGIRPSTSRAFASRIRQELGLASPAEMIKNNATKLYPGLGLLTDDSSAGDGGGRL